Genomic segment of Lentisphaera araneosa HTCC2155:
TTTCACTTCTTCTGTATGCAGGAGGAATGATTCTCAATGATATTATGGATTATGATGAAGATAAGCAAGCTCGCCCACATCGAGTTCTTCCATCTAAGCGAATTACTATAGATACCGCAAAACTTGCTGTTGCAAGCTTTTTTGCGATTGCGCTTCTTTTAAGTTATTTTCACAGTCAAAGCGTATTCGTTATTTCTCTTATTCTTGTAGTGGTTATTTACCTCTATGATGGTCCCAGCCGAAAAGTTCCTCAGTTGGGTTTTTTCAGTATGGGAGCCTGCCGATCATTAAATATTCTCTTAGGTGCGGTCGCGATTAGTGATATAAACTTTACGGCTCTATTAGTTGCCTTTTGTGAAGGTGCGTACATTTACGGTGTTTGCGTCATTGCTCATAATGAAACTAAAAGTCTTCCGAAACCATTTTGGTGTAAGTTTCCGCTAATAATTGTAGGAGTGACAGTCGCTTATTTATGTGTCTATACAAATTTTGCATGGTTAGGAGTGATTGCTGGGCTCTTCTTGATAGCGACCACTTACAATATCGTTAAAGATTTGAATAACTTGTTGCCCGTAGCTAAAATACCGCCTTATATAGGTAAGCTTATTCGTAACTTAATACCTCTACAATTTTGTTTAGCTTTGTGTGTAGCTCCTCAGTATTGGTACCTATGTCTCATACTGATGTTGAGCCTACCCCTATGTGTCCGTTTGGCAAAAAAGATAACAATGAGTTAGTATACAGATTGTTCTATTTTGGCGTAAAACAACAAAAAGTTGCCGAGATTATCCTATATGACTGTCTAAAAAACACATAATGTTATGTGTATATAATTAGAAGTAATAAAGAGCAAATTATACATATTTGAATAAATATAACCATAAAACACTTGCTTAATAAATAGCCGATTAAGTTTATAATAGATTATTAGAGATTTCGGCATACAATTAATTGAGTACAAAAATTAAAGAGTTTTACTATGAAATATAAACAGAGTTTCCAAGTCGATTATACATATGAAGTGCACTTCACTCATAATGTGTTTAGTTCAGATAATGAAACATTGACCGAAGTCTTTGGTGATTCGGGTGCAAAAGCCATGTTTTTCATAGATGAAAACGTCCACAAATCCTTTCCGACACTCAAACAGGATATTCAGCATTGGTGTGAGGAACATCCTCAGAACATTAATCCAAGCCTTCCGATTCATGTCGTACCTGGCGGCGAGAAAATTAAAAATGATTTCAGTGTTGTTGAAAAATTGATTTCAGCAATGCTGGAAGGTGGAATATGTCGCCACTCCTATGTGGTGATCATTGGTGGTGGCGCTGTATTAGATGCAGTGGGTTTTGCGGCCGCTATTTTTCATAGAGGTGTGAGACAAATAAGAATACCGACCACAATTTTAGCCCAAGATGACTCAGGAGTTGGCGTAAAAAATGCCGTGAACTTTTTGGGTTCTAAAAACTTATTGGGAACCTTTGCACCTGCCACGGCAGTCATAAATGATTCTCTATTTATCAGTTCTTTGAGTGAACGCGATCGTTTAGCGGGAATCGCAGAAGCATTTAAGGTCGCTTTGATAAAGGACGAACACTTTTTTGACTACTTAAAAAATAATACCGAGGGTATTAAATCTGGTGACCCACTCGTTATTGAGAATTTGATCAAACGCTCGGCAAAATTACATATGGATCACATATGTCAAAATGGTGACCCCTTTGAAAAAGGCTCATCACGACCTTTAGATTTTGGTCATTGGTCAGCACATAAACTCGAAGCTTTAACTGATCATGCGCTCTCTCATGGAGAAGCGGTAGCGATTGGTATCTGTGTAGATATGTTAATTGCTTCGATGTTGGGTATGGTTGAATTAAAAACGAGTTTAGATGTTATCGGAACTTTCCAAAAGACGGGTTATGCCATTTGGCATCCTGCTTTAGAGCAAAGGAACTCCAAAGGTGAACTTGCCGTCGTCAGAGGCTTAACTGAATTTAAAGAACATTTGGGTGGAGAACTCACGATTCCTATGCCAACTCGGATTGGTAAAATGACAGACATCCATGAGCTTTCTCCAGAGATAGTTCGCGAGGCATTAATTCAATTAAAAGAACTCGCGGGCGTATGCAAATAAGTTCTGGGCAACACTTATCCTTTTGCCTCAATGTTTTTGCTCTAGATGATTTAGAGAAGATTTTTGCGGTTCTCGCAAATGAATGTCAATCAATAAAATCCCAAGTAAGTGAAAAACAGCCTATGGGCCTGGGCCTATGGCTTAGTGCACAGGTTGCGGATGAGTTACAAGACGAAGAGAAACTCAAATCACTTCAAGTTCAGTTAACAAAGTTTGATTTTTATGTATTCACTTTAAATATCTTTCCCTATGGAAATTTCCATGAAAGCCCCGTTAAAGAAAAAGTTTATTACCCTGATTGGGGTGATCAGAAACGTTTAGATTATACTTGTAAGGCCGCTGAAATTTTAGCTAAACTTTGTCCTGATGAATATGGGACGATGAGTACTGTTCCTGTGACTTTCGGCAAAGAACTACCACTAGAGGCAGTTGATACTATTCGTCAATGCAGTCAGTATTTACAGGCTTTAGAAAGCAGGACTGGAGTGAAAATTGAATTGGCTTTTGAGCCCGAACCCGATTGTTACTTAGAGACCTGCGATGAAGCACTTCGTTTTTTTGAAGAACTTCGTTCGCAATTAACAAAGGGTGAGATGGAGTATTTGGGTGTCTGCTTGGATACCTGTCATTCAGCTTTACAATACGAAGATCCAATAGAGAATTTAGAAAAATATGTCAATGCGGCTGTGAAAGTTTCCAAAGTTCAAATTTCGGCAGCCCCGGTGATTATGTGTGGTAGTGATAGTGATAAAGAAATTTTAAGACCTTTTGCAGAGCCAGTTTATTTACATCAGACAAGAGTAAAAGATAGTGAAGGACTTGTGACATTTTATAAAGACCTTCCCGAGGCTCTATTGAATGGTGATGCGGGTGAATGGCGTTGCCATTTTCATATTCCATTACATTTTACAGGGAATGGGGTACTTCAATCGACGAACAAAGATTTATCAAGGAGCTTTTTTGCTTTGGCTCAAAAGCATTGTCGTCACTTTGAAACGGAAACCTATACTTACTTTGTTCTTCCCAACGCGTCCGAAAGCGTTAGCGATTCAATAAGCCAAGAGTTAATGTGGGTGAAAGAGAGATTATAGCAGTTTAACTAAACTGTTTTCTTTTGACGCGCTTTTTTGTCCCAGAAGTACAATTGTCGAGTGATTGGAGAAGTTCCTGGACATAGCTACTCTCGGTTTGTGAATTAGAAATCCAATCATCAAAATTCTTAGCCACTTTTTGTACGCTCATATTTTCGGTGAATAAAATCCATATGCTATCATTATCAGCGTGGTCGATGTATAAGAATTCTTTATGACTTCTTCCAATAACTGTGGAGTTGAGTAAACGTCTAGGGTGAATAAAACCAAGATCTGAGATGATGATGTTATCTTCGGACGTTTCAATACAAGCATTTATGTGTTGATTCATAATGACTTGCATATCAAAGAATTCGGAAAGTTTTTTAGAAGATGAAAAGAGTGTCCAAGTCCTCAGAGTTGTTTTGTATTGACTCATGTACCTTGGGAAAATGTATATGTCAGTGTGATTATGGTTCTTGATAAAATCTGAGTATCTTGATGTTTGTGTTTTCATTTACCTGTCCTTTTTTAATTACCAAACCTGCGCCTTAGTAATTTAATGAATGACAAAATAAATCTAAAAGCAAGAGGTTTTTTTGTTAAAAAATCATTAGCAAAAAAGATTTGTACTTAGAGTGCTTTTTTCTTAATTGAAAATTTATGTTAAATATTATTTTTTTGACAAAAGTACTATTTCTTATCCAAATTATTTGGATTGAGACTGGTGAAAGTTCCTCTTTTAATTTAAACTCTAGTGACTGATTAATTAACCCAATGATTAGGTAACTATCATGAAAAAGATTTTAGGCTTTGACTTAGGTGGTACAAAAGTACTTGCAGCCGTTCTAGATAATGATTTTAACATACTCTCGCGAGTAAAAATGAAGGCCAATGCTGACTTAGGTGTTAAGTCAGTATATAAAGTGATATGTGCGGTCATTAAAGATGCCTGTGATGAAGCTGGTATAGATGTGTCTGACTTATCGGCAATTGGTGGTTGTGCACCGGGCTTAGTCGAGCCAAAGACAGGTTTGGTCTATGATACGCCTAATTTAGGCTTTAAGAATTTCCCATTACAAGAGAAGCTTTCTCAAGACTTTAATATTCCAGTGCACATTGAGAATGACGTCAATGCAGGCTTATATGGTGAGCTTCATTTTGGGGCCGCAAGAGGAATGGAAAATGTCTTAGCGCTTTCTCCAGGAACAGGAGTCGGAGGTGCGATTGTCATTGATGGTAAGTTAATTAGAGGGAGTCGCGGTGGTGCAGGAGAGTTTGGGCATATTATCGTTCAACCTGATGGGCCCCTCTGCGGATGTGGCCAGCGTGGGTGCTTAGAAGCGATATCGAGTCGTACGGCTCTTTCCCAACAAATATTATCTTTTGCCGTTAGAGGGAGGGTGCCTTTAGTGATCGATGAAGCAAAAGGCAATCTAAAAAAAGTGAAGAGTGGTTTAATAGCACGAGCCTACAATAGTGGTGATGAGGATGTACAGGCTATTGTAGATTATGCGGCGCGTTATTTAGGTGTGGGCATGTCAAATTTAGTTAATTCATTTAATCCAGAAGCGATTATTTTAGGAGGGGGATTAATAGAAGCACTTCCTGAGCCCTTTTTGAAAATCTCTACTAAAGTAATGCGAGAAAAAGCCATGGGAGTTAATGGAGAAAAAGTCAAAGTCTTAGCAGCTGAATTAGGTGATGATGCCGTTATTAAAGGCTCAGCGCAACTTGCAGCTGAATTAGTTCGCTAGTTTTTATGCCTTAGATTATACCAAGTAAACAAGATCCATAAAAGTAGATGGATTAAAGCGATAATAAGATAGGTTTTACTTAGTTGACCTTGAGCAGAAGAAAATGCAAAAAACCATATCACTGTACTAAGGAAGAATATTCTGCTGGGAAATACGTTTTTCTTCATTTACTCTCATTTGCTTTTCACAAAGATATATTTCTGCAAGATATTTATCCAAGTCCAAGTGAGTACGTTTTTTCTAGGAGGAGATAAAAAATAATAAAAAAAAGGCCTTTGCGATCACCGCAAAGGCCTTTGTTACTTTAGATAAGTCGAATTAGTAAACGTCTCTGACGTAACGTTTATCTGCTTTCATTTTATCCACATAAGCAATGGCCTCATCATCTGACATCTTACCGTGCTCTGCAATTACATCATGAAGGGCTTGATCCACGTCTTTAGCCATTCTGTAAGCATCACCACAAACAAAGAAGTAACCGCCTTCTTCAAGCCACTGGAAAAGTTCAGCACCATTTTCGCGCATGCGATCTTGGACATAGATTTTTTCTTCTTGGTCACGCGAGAAGGCTAGGGAGAGCTTCTCTAGGTAGTTATTGTCTTGTAAATCTTTGAGTTGCTCCTTATAGAAGAAGTCATTCGCTTCATTTCTATCACCAAAGAAGAGCCAGTTTTTACCATTTGCTTGGCGCATCTCACGCTCTTCTAAGAAAGCGCGGAAGGGAGCAATGCCCGTTCCAGGACCAACCATAATCATTGGTAAACCATCATTTTCTGGTACAGCAAAAGCTTTATTGGCATGCATGTAGCAGAGGATGTCTGTTTCATTTTCAACAACGCGATCTGCAAGGAAAGTTGATGCAACACCATGACGAGTACGGCCGTGACTGCTATAGCGAACGCTACCCACGGTTAAGTGAACTTCACCAGGGTGTTTCTTTGGACTCGAAGAGATTGAGTAAGCGCGTGCTTGAAGCTTCTTTAAGAGCGGAATAAAGCTTTGAGCCTCAAGACCGTGTTCATAGTGAGCTAAGAAATCGATGAGGTCACGTCCCCAAAGGAAATTACTTAAAGCATCTTTATCTTCCACAAGGCTTAATAATTCTTTATCTTGTGAATTTTGAGCCACTTTATTAATAAGATCTTTTGTGGGGGTCTTAATTTCGAATTTATGAAGAAGGGCGTCACGGAAGCTAACTTTACCATCTTTACCAAGGTCAAGGATTTTTTCAGGATCCTCAGCAAGCACTTCAATAATGTCGTCGACTAAAGATTCCTCGTTTACTGGGATCACATTTAAGGCATCGCCAGCTTTGTAGTCATAATCAGAACCATCTAGGCTAATTTCATAGTGAACGACTTCTTTGCTCGATTCATCAGAGGTTAAAGTGACTTTCTTGAGAAGTTTAGCAGGGAAGGGCTTTTTCTTGCCAAATGCATTATCATCCTTTTTAGTCGCCACATTGGGGCCGCCGGCTACATCGCCAGCAGATTGATCACCAAGAGCCGATAGTGCTGGAAGAGATTCGCAAGCCCACTCTTCAAATGGATCTTCAAAATCAACATCACAGTCAACGCGTTTAAAAGCACGAAGAGCACCTTGTTTCTCTAGAACTTCATCCCACTGTTTGCCCGCTTCACAGAAGAGGTCGTAAGAGCTGTCGCCTAATGAGCAGATGGAGAAGAACATACCTTCAAGAGAAGGTGCATCAGCCGAAGTCATGGCCGTGTAAAGTGCTTGAGCATTATCAGGTTGCTCACCTTCACCATAAGTAGATGTGATGATTAGGACACGTTCCATTACTTTTAGATCGTCTGCAGAAATATTGCCCATATCATGAACTTGAGCTAGCATGCCAAAGTTCGCTGCTAGAGCCGCACAATCATTGGCTAATGATTCCGAATTACCTGTTTGCGTACCAAAGAGGATATTAAGCTCTTTACCTTTAGGGGAAGAATCTTCAGAACTCGCCACACCAAAACTGAGGCCATTGAAATAACCATTAAGCCACTTTAATTGACCTTCACTAAAGGGGACGTTTTCTGGGATGAGTGGTAGGCCCGTTTCTTTATTAAGCGCATCTTTTACCAAAGCAAGTGATACTTGTGCCGCAAAACCTTTGAGGAAAGTCATGCGAGCTGCGATGGCTTCTTGGTTCTTGAGATCTTGTTCCATGATCCAAGCGTAGGAACCAAGGGAGTTGTTTTCTAAGACATCACGTAAGTAAAGGGCTTTCTTATAATCGTACACGCGCTTGTCAGCTAAACTTTTCGCAAGAAGTTCATCATCAAACTTCGAGAGAACATCACGAGAAACTTTAAGCAGCAACTCCATGAGCCCTTTATCTTCTGTAAAGATAATATTTTTGATGTACTTCGCTAAGGTTTCGTCTTTGAGTGCGAGCTCAAATTTGTTCATCTTATCTAATGTGATCGTCGACGCTTTACAGAAAATAGAATAACGAGAGATTAGACGGAAAATTAAAGCCGTATTAGTGTCGCCCAAAGCAGGTGTTTGACCATTAAAGAGGCGAGTCTCATTTTTGTATGCATCTTTGATTTGCTCAATCTGAATATGAGTATAGTTGCTTGCGAGTTCCTCGAGCATTTCTTTACGAGAAGAATTTTTAAGCAAACATTCCCAAGTTTGAGTCTCAAATAAGGCTAAAGGAATAGCGTAGTAGAAGTTAGCTTTTTCTTCTTCCCATTTATTTAGGATCTTTTCAGCAATTTCAGATTGGTTATATTTAACTTG
This window contains:
- a CDS encoding diflavin oxidoreductase, translated to MLEELASNYTHIQIEQIKDAYKNETRLFNGQTPALGDTNTALIFRLISRYSIFCKASTITLDKMNKFELALKDETLAKYIKNIIFTEDKGLMELLLKVSRDVLSKFDDELLAKSLADKRVYDYKKALYLRDVLENNSLGSYAWIMEQDLKNQEAIAARMTFLKGFAAQVSLALVKDALNKETGLPLIPENVPFSEGQLKWLNGYFNGLSFGVASSEDSSPKGKELNILFGTQTGNSESLANDCAALAANFGMLAQVHDMGNISADDLKVMERVLIITSTYGEGEQPDNAQALYTAMTSADAPSLEGMFFSICSLGDSSYDLFCEAGKQWDEVLEKQGALRAFKRVDCDVDFEDPFEEWACESLPALSALGDQSAGDVAGGPNVATKKDDNAFGKKKPFPAKLLKKVTLTSDESSKEVVHYEISLDGSDYDYKAGDALNVIPVNEESLVDDIIEVLAEDPEKILDLGKDGKVSFRDALLHKFEIKTPTKDLINKVAQNSQDKELLSLVEDKDALSNFLWGRDLIDFLAHYEHGLEAQSFIPLLKKLQARAYSISSSPKKHPGEVHLTVGSVRYSSHGRTRHGVASTFLADRVVENETDILCYMHANKAFAVPENDGLPMIMVGPGTGIAPFRAFLEEREMRQANGKNWLFFGDRNEANDFFYKEQLKDLQDNNYLEKLSLAFSRDQEEKIYVQDRMRENGAELFQWLEEGGYFFVCGDAYRMAKDVDQALHDVIAEHGKMSDDEAIAYVDKMKADKRYVRDVY
- a CDS encoding 3-dehydroquinate synthase, whose protein sequence is MKYKQSFQVDYTYEVHFTHNVFSSDNETLTEVFGDSGAKAMFFIDENVHKSFPTLKQDIQHWCEEHPQNINPSLPIHVVPGGEKIKNDFSVVEKLISAMLEGGICRHSYVVIIGGGAVLDAVGFAAAIFHRGVRQIRIPTTILAQDDSGVGVKNAVNFLGSKNLLGTFAPATAVINDSLFISSLSERDRLAGIAEAFKVALIKDEHFFDYLKNNTEGIKSGDPLVIENLIKRSAKLHMDHICQNGDPFEKGSSRPLDFGHWSAHKLEALTDHALSHGEAVAIGICVDMLIASMLGMVELKTSLDVIGTFQKTGYAIWHPALEQRNSKGELAVVRGLTEFKEHLGGELTIPMPTRIGKMTDIHELSPEIVREALIQLKELAGVCK
- a CDS encoding ROK family protein, encoding MKKILGFDLGGTKVLAAVLDNDFNILSRVKMKANADLGVKSVYKVICAVIKDACDEAGIDVSDLSAIGGCAPGLVEPKTGLVYDTPNLGFKNFPLQEKLSQDFNIPVHIENDVNAGLYGELHFGAARGMENVLALSPGTGVGGAIVIDGKLIRGSRGGAGEFGHIIVQPDGPLCGCGQRGCLEAISSRTALSQQILSFAVRGRVPLVIDEAKGNLKKVKSGLIARAYNSGDEDVQAIVDYAARYLGVGMSNLVNSFNPEAIILGGGLIEALPEPFLKISTKVMREKAMGVNGEKVKVLAAELGDDAVIKGSAQLAAELVR
- the eboE gene encoding metabolite traffic protein EboE, with translation MQISSGQHLSFCLNVFALDDLEKIFAVLANECQSIKSQVSEKQPMGLGLWLSAQVADELQDEEKLKSLQVQLTKFDFYVFTLNIFPYGNFHESPVKEKVYYPDWGDQKRLDYTCKAAEILAKLCPDEYGTMSTVPVTFGKELPLEAVDTIRQCSQYLQALESRTGVKIELAFEPEPDCYLETCDEALRFFEELRSQLTKGEMEYLGVCLDTCHSALQYEDPIENLEKYVNAAVKVSKVQISAAPVIMCGSDSDKEILRPFAEPVYLHQTRVKDSEGLVTFYKDLPEALLNGDAGEWRCHFHIPLHFTGNGVLQSTNKDLSRSFFALAQKHCRHFETETYTYFVLPNASESVSDSISQELMWVKERL
- a CDS encoding UbiA family prenyltransferase — its product is MGFELACKEIRESWMKKNILKDWAELVRFPNLFTVPGDILLGMCAVSSIATLSLSSYLYVLLISLLLYAGGMILNDIMDYDEDKQARPHRVLPSKRITIDTAKLAVASFFAIALLLSYFHSQSVFVISLILVVVIYLYDGPSRKVPQLGFFSMGACRSLNILLGAVAISDINFTALLVAFCEGAYIYGVCVIAHNETKSLPKPFWCKFPLIIVGVTVAYLCVYTNFAWLGVIAGLFLIATTYNIVKDLNNLLPVAKIPPYIGKLIRNLIPLQFCLALCVAPQYWYLCLILMLSLPLCVRLAKKITMS